A window of Malania oleifera isolate guangnan ecotype guangnan chromosome 5, ASM2987363v1, whole genome shotgun sequence contains these coding sequences:
- the LOC131156320 gene encoding ubiquinol oxidase 2, mitochondrial-like, with translation MMTMSRGATRLAQELVLGPKFFSSTAARGLLTGPAGFVRGSPAGVGMGKGLEWIQSPVFGVRNGTTLALNESEKEEKQATTGAVPAQAGSGGSNKEDVGSYWGVAPSKVTKSDGTEWQWNCFRPWDAYKADMSIDLTKHHVPVTLLDKLAYWTVKSLRFPTDVFFQRRYGCRAMMLETVAAVPGMVGGMLLHCKSLRRFEQSGGWIKALLEEAENERMHLMTFMEVSKPKWYERALVIAVQGVFFNAYFVAYLASPKLAHRIVGYLEEEAIHSYTEFLKELDKGNIDNVPAPAIAVDYWQLPPDSTLRDVVMVVRADEAHHRDVNHFASDIHYQGRELRQSAAPLGYH, from the exons ATGATGACGATGAGCCGCGGCGCGACGAGGCTGGCTCAGGAGTTGGTGTTGGGCCCTAAATTCTTTTCCTCCACCGCGGCACGGGGGCTTCTGACTGGTCCCGCCGGTTTCGTTCGCGGCAGTCCGGCGGGTGTCGGAATGGGGAAAGGCCTTGAGTGGATTCAGTCCCCGGTTTTTGGCGTGCGGAACGGGACTACTCTGGCGTTGAACGAAAGCGAGAAGGAGGAGAAGCAGGCCACGACCGGTGCTGTTCCCGCACAGGCTGGCTCAGGAGGATCGAACAAGGAGGACGTGGGGAGTTACTGGGGTGTGGCACCGAGCAAGGTGACCAAGAGCGACGGCACGGAATGGCAGTGGAACTGCTTTAGG CCATGGGATGCCTACAAGGCAGACATGTCGATTGATCTGACGAAGCACCATGTGCCGGTGACGCTCCTCGATAAACTGGCTTACTGGACCGTCAAGTCCCTTCGATTTCCTACCGACGTCTTCTTCCAG AGGCGTTACGGATGCAGGGCAATGATGCTGGAAACGGTGGCGGCGGTGCCGGGGATGGTGGGAGGGATGCTACTGCACTGCAAGTCTCTCCGGCGATTCGAGCAGAGCGGTGGATGGATCAAGGCCCTTCTGGAAGAGGCGGAGAATGAGCGGATGCACCTGATGACGTTCATGGAGGTGTCGAAGCCCAAATGGTACGAGCGGGCGCTGGTAATCGCGGTTCAGGGCGTGTTCTTCAACGCCTACTTCGTGGCGTACCTGGCGTCGCCGAAGCTCGCGCACCGCATCGTGGGGTACCTGGAGGAGGAAGCCATCCACTCCTACACGGAGTTCCTCAAAGAGCTGGACAAGGGGAATATCGACAACGTCCCTGCCCCCGCCATCGCCGTCGACTACTGGCAGCTGCCGCCGGACTCCACCCTCCGCGACGTGGTCATGGTGGTCAGGGCTGATGAGGCCCACCATCGCGATGTTAATCATTTTGCATCG GACATACACTACCAAGGACGAGAGTTGAGGCAGTCTGCGGCTCCACTTGGTTATCATTGA